In a genomic window of Planctomycetota bacterium:
- a CDS encoding DUF559 domain-containing protein: MSEKRHRIKPVHTDRARRLRRVMTGPERHLWSVLRDKQIGGLRFRRQHPVGRFIADFACLEAHLIVEVDGESHVGQFDADNARTRELMRQGFKVLRFTNDEVLQATEAVANTIARAAGLDW; the protein is encoded by the coding sequence ATGTCGGAAAAGCGTCATCGCATCAAGCCCGTTCACACGGATCGCGCTCGTCGGCTCCGCCGGGTGATGACCGGGCCGGAGCGGCATTTGTGGAGCGTTCTGAGAGACAAGCAAATCGGGGGATTGCGATTTCGCCGACAGCATCCGGTTGGGCGGTTCATCGCTGACTTTGCATGCCTGGAGGCGCATCTGATTGTCGAGGTCGATGGCGAGAGTCACGTCGGACAATTCGATGCGGACAATGCGCGCACGCGCGAACTGATGCGGCAGGGATTCAAAGTCCTGCGCTTTACAAATGACGAGGTCTTGCAAGCCACGGAAGCCGTTGCGAACACGATCGCGCGTGCGGCGGGTTTGGATTGGTGA
- a CDS encoding DUF393 domain-containing protein, with protein sequence MRFTPTQPPPQGGGEEGARLSGMAEWDIKMLHDGQCPICSREVAMLRRKDVHHRIAFEDITGPDFDAGRYGLTQAAVEGRMHGVLPDGRIVTGVEVFRRTYRAIGLGWLVAPTGWPVLRWVFDGLYAVFAKVRPWLGRKRRCETDTCRPGR encoded by the coding sequence ATGCGATTTACCCCCACCCAACCTCCCCCTCAAGGGGGAGGGGAAGAGGGCGCTAGACTTTCGGGTATGGCCGAATGGGACATCAAGATGTTGCACGATGGGCAGTGTCCGATCTGTTCGCGCGAGGTGGCGATGCTGCGGCGGAAGGATGTGCATCATCGCATCGCTTTTGAGGATATCACCGGGCCGGACTTTGATGCGGGCCGGTACGGTCTGACGCAGGCGGCGGTCGAGGGGCGGATGCACGGCGTGCTGCCGGACGGGCGGATCGTCACGGGCGTGGAGGTTTTTCGACGCACGTACCGGGCGATCGGGCTGGGCTGGCTGGTTGCGCCGACGGGTTGGCCGGTGCTTCGATGGGTGTTTGACGGGTTATACGCCGTTTTTGCGAAGGTTCGGCCCTGGCTGGGGCGCAAGCGGCGTTGCGAGACGGACACATGTCGCCCCGGCCGGTAG
- the panB gene encoding 3-methyl-2-oxobutanoate hydroxymethyltransferase produces the protein MNEPTHKPITLSTLRRMAAAGERIAVLTCYDATTARWLSRAGLPVLLVGDTAAEMILGEPSTIHVTMDLLIALTRAVKRGAPDCFVMADMPFMSYQACDAEAIRNAGRFLSEAHADAVKLEVDGSFGDLVGKMARAGVPVVAHLGSRPQHVHRTGGYRAAGRSAADANRLVEEAQLMEARGAVMLLLEATTASVAERIVGSVKIPVIGCGAGPACHGHVVVLHDLLGLTDWHPPFVKPNAAIGEAIAQSAKQWIELVQSGKYLKDDHPYR, from the coding sequence ATGAACGAACCGACCCACAAGCCGATCACGCTTTCGACGCTGCGCCGGATGGCGGCGGCGGGGGAGCGCATTGCCGTGTTGACCTGTTATGACGCCACGACGGCGCGCTGGTTATCGCGGGCGGGGTTGCCGGTGCTTTTGGTGGGGGATACGGCGGCGGAGATGATTCTGGGCGAGCCGTCGACGATCCATGTCACGATGGACCTGCTCATCGCGCTGACGCGTGCGGTCAAGCGGGGGGCGCCGGATTGCTTTGTCATGGCGGACATGCCGTTCATGAGCTATCAGGCGTGCGACGCGGAGGCGATCCGCAATGCCGGCCGCTTTCTGAGCGAGGCGCATGCGGATGCGGTCAAGCTCGAAGTCGACGGTTCGTTCGGCGATCTGGTCGGCAAGATGGCGCGGGCGGGGGTGCCGGTGGTGGCGCATCTGGGGTCGAGGCCTCAGCATGTGCATCGCACGGGCGGGTACCGGGCAGCGGGGCGCAGCGCCGCGGATGCGAATCGGCTTGTGGAGGAAGCGCAGCTCATGGAAGCGCGCGGGGCGGTGATGTTGTTACTGGAGGCGACGACGGCGAGCGTGGCGGAGCGGATCGTGGGGAGCGTGAAGATTCCGGTGATCGGCTGCGGGGCCGGGCCGGCGTGTCACGGACATGTGGTGGTGCTGCACGATTTACTGGGTTTGACCGACTGGCACCCGCCGTTCGTCAAACCCAACGCGGCGATCGGCGAAGCGATCGCGCAGTCCGCCAAGCAGTGGATCGAACTGGTCCAGTCGGGGAAGTATCTGAAGGATGATCACCCGTATCGGTGA